The following proteins come from a genomic window of Rhodovastum atsumiense:
- a CDS encoding terminase small subunit, giving the protein MAKNISRRRAPNDHRRALFVAEYLKDLNAVQAAIRAGYEPSTAERCAWQIMRYPDVKAAIEDAMADRLTRMKATADAAVADLFRRARYDPLDYADITCPADLAKLTPEQRVPIEGWSYDRAGNFILKLSSKTSNGETLLRHLGQLKDKVDLEHSGPGGGAIPTSLEIRFVRPPDGNGSSD; this is encoded by the coding sequence ATGGCGAAGAACATCAGCCGCCGCCGCGCGCCAAACGACCACAGGCGCGCCCTCTTCGTCGCCGAGTATCTCAAGGATCTCAACGCGGTTCAGGCGGCGATCCGCGCCGGATACGAGCCCAGCACGGCCGAGCGGTGCGCCTGGCAAATCATGCGCTACCCGGACGTGAAAGCGGCCATCGAAGATGCGATGGCGGACCGCCTCACGCGCATGAAGGCAACCGCCGACGCCGCGGTGGCCGACCTATTCCGGCGCGCCCGCTACGACCCGCTGGACTACGCCGACATCACCTGCCCGGCCGACCTCGCCAAGCTCACCCCTGAGCAGCGGGTTCCCATCGAGGGGTGGAGCTACGACCGGGCGGGCAACTTCATCCTCAAGCTGTCCTCGAAGACGTCGAACGGCGAGACGCTGCTCCGTCACCTCGGCCAGCTCAAGGACAAGGTCGACCTCGAACACAGCGGCCCTGGCGGCGGCGCCATCCCGACTTCGCTGGAGATCCGGTTCGTGAGGCCGCCTGATGGGAACGGCAGCAGCGATTGA